Within Pseudomonas paeninsulae, the genomic segment AGGCGATCCGGCCCTGAGGTTTCCCCTCAAATCTACCCAAGGCCCTGAGCCTGTTGATGTACCTCTTGGCGCAGAGCCAGCTCTACCTCGATGAAGCTCGCCGGCGTGTCTTCCGATCCATAGCGATACAACTATTCCATGCCTAAGCGCCAGAGAGATAACGCGCGTTTATGCGCAATGCTGTTGCTTTGAAAGCGCTGCTCATAGCCTGCCAGCCGGGCCTTTAAGCCAAGCAAAAAAACCAGGTAGTTAGCCAGGGCGGCAATCAGCAAGAGTATTTCAATGCGCTTCGCGCAGCGGCTGCGGTGAGGCAGCAAAACCCACCCTTCTCGCAGAGTGACTTATATCCAGGAAATCCCAGCAATTCGCGCCTTTCCAAGAATTTATCTGCAAATCACCCGAGCAAATCTAGGCATTTTGTCGAACAGGAAATCACATATAAAACATATAGATTCATTTGCTTATAGCCAATTGATCATATCACCTATAGCTTTCTGACCCTAACTGTAAGGCGACCGATGCACTTCTTGCTCACCTGTAAAGAAGATAAGAATCATCGGCAACAAAACTGTTTAGGGTGCATATGAACACACAGACTGAAATCGCTCCACGGCTGCTGTGGTTCGATCTGACGCACGATAAATCGGCCTCGGACTGCATGGCTGCTTTCACCAGCGTGTGCCAAATCAATTTGGCGCGGGACCTGAGTGCTGCAGGGATAAACGCACAGCAACGCCCGGACATGATCTGCATGCATTACGATCGACCGGACACCATGAGTCTCAACCTGCTGATCGAGGTCAAGCGTGCGGTGCCCTCTATCCCGATCACCATGCTGACCATGCACCATTCGGAGGAGCTGGCTGTCTGGGCATTCCGATCTGGAGTCTGGGATTATCTGGCGTTACCGCTGGTACAAGCAGAGCGCAATCGCTACCTCAAGACGCTGCGAGAGCTTTGCAGCCTACTGCGCAACAGCGAATTACCGAGACAGAAAAAATTGCTGACGCGCAGCAATGACTTGCCAGAAAGCGTGCGGCTCACCGCCGATCACCAGAAGCAACGCCCCCTGCAAGATGCCATCCAATACATCGACCTGCACTTCAAAGAGCAAATCGAACAAAAGCAACTGGCCAAGCGCTACGGCATGACGCCTTTTCGCTTTAGCCGACTGTTCAAACAGACTTACGGGGTAGGCTTTATCGAATTCATCCAGCTCAAGCGCATGGAAAAAGCCGAGGCACTGCTGAGCAACAGCAAAATGTCAATCACCAGCATCGCCTATGCCGTAGGGTTCCTGGACCCCTCCTATTTTGCGCGAATCTTCAAGCTGCATTTCGGCTGCAGCCCCAGTGACTATCGTAGT encodes:
- a CDS encoding response regulator transcription factor, with amino-acid sequence MNTQTEIAPRLLWFDLTHDKSASDCMAAFTSVCQINLARDLSAAGINAQQRPDMICMHYDRPDTMSLNLLIEVKRAVPSIPITMLTMHHSEELAVWAFRSGVWDYLALPLVQAERNRYLKTLRELCSLLRNSELPRQKKLLTRSNDLPESVRLTADHQKQRPLQDAIQYIDLHFKEQIEQKQLAKRYGMTPFRFSRLFKQTYGVGFIEFIQLKRMEKAEALLSNSKMSITSIAYAVGFLDPSYFARIFKLHFGCSPSDYRSIEPNPEQTVATLRSSSNPLTEEMC